In Paraconexibacter algicola, the following proteins share a genomic window:
- a CDS encoding ammonium transporter gives MRRSSLAGALMLSVLAALIVPAVSMADTLEASLNGQFPESRAINTMWVMVAALLVMLMQVGFMFLEIGFSRGKNAGTIVAKILTNFSIAGIMFWACGFALAFGAPVSDSFNVAGKEGFFLQGFGDPATAFPVLGIFDVTVETKFFFQFVFCAVSLAIVWGSTLERIKFGVYIIYGIVFAGLIYPLGAHWVFGGGFLQNGDYLGLGLVGMQDFAGSTAVHLIGATGALAALLLLGPRKGKYGPDGKPRAIPGHNMPLFGLSVLILWFGWFGFNGGTALSGLDGRYPEIILITNLAAGSGVLGALLMSKIKMGTLDIGMAGNGAIGALVAITAPSGYVEAWTAPIIGGIAGLLVPICVIAIDKKVDDPVGVLTAHGICGIWGTLACGLFTAPRLAQYNAFGDPNGGLFYSGSFDQLLAQVVGLLIAFSFVFLMSYGTFWLIKKTYGLRVTEAEEDAGLDISEHGMYGYPEQFIPSAELVGYGAAPAASAKAGAPIATTKEATA, from the coding sequence ATGCGACGTTCGTCGTTGGCGGGGGCGCTCATGCTGAGCGTGCTCGCCGCACTGATCGTGCCGGCCGTTTCGATGGCCGACACGCTCGAGGCCTCACTCAACGGCCAGTTCCCGGAATCACGCGCCATCAACACCATGTGGGTGATGGTCGCCGCCCTGCTCGTCATGCTCATGCAGGTCGGCTTCATGTTCCTCGAGATCGGGTTCTCCCGTGGCAAGAACGCCGGCACCATCGTCGCGAAGATCCTCACGAACTTCTCGATCGCCGGGATCATGTTCTGGGCCTGCGGGTTCGCTCTCGCGTTCGGCGCGCCCGTCAGCGACTCGTTCAACGTCGCCGGCAAGGAGGGCTTCTTCCTGCAGGGCTTCGGTGATCCCGCCACCGCGTTCCCGGTGCTCGGCATCTTCGACGTCACCGTCGAGACGAAGTTCTTCTTCCAGTTCGTCTTCTGCGCCGTGTCCCTGGCGATCGTCTGGGGTTCCACGCTCGAGCGCATCAAGTTCGGTGTCTACATCATCTACGGCATCGTCTTCGCCGGCCTGATCTACCCGCTCGGCGCCCACTGGGTGTTCGGCGGTGGCTTCCTGCAGAACGGTGACTACCTCGGCCTCGGCCTCGTCGGCATGCAGGACTTCGCCGGCTCGACCGCGGTCCACCTGATCGGCGCCACCGGCGCTCTCGCGGCGCTCCTGCTGCTCGGGCCGCGCAAGGGCAAGTACGGCCCCGACGGCAAGCCGCGCGCCATCCCGGGCCACAACATGCCGCTCTTCGGCCTGTCCGTCCTGATCCTCTGGTTCGGCTGGTTCGGCTTCAACGGCGGCACCGCGCTGTCCGGCCTCGACGGCCGCTACCCGGAGATCATCCTGATCACCAACCTGGCCGCCGGCTCCGGCGTCCTGGGCGCCCTGCTCATGTCCAAGATCAAGATGGGCACGCTGGACATCGGCATGGCCGGCAACGGCGCGATCGGCGCGCTCGTCGCCATCACCGCCCCGTCGGGCTACGTCGAGGCGTGGACCGCCCCGATCATCGGCGGCATCGCCGGCCTGCTCGTGCCGATCTGCGTCATCGCGATCGACAAGAAGGTCGACGACCCGGTCGGCGTGCTGACCGCGCACGGCATCTGCGGCATCTGGGGCACGCTCGCCTGCGGGCTCTTCACCGCGCCTCGCCTGGCCCAGTACAACGCCTTCGGCGACCCGAACGGCGGCCTGTTCTACAGCGGCTCGTTCGACCAGCTGCTCGCCCAGGTCGTCGGACTCCTCATCGCCTTCTCGTTCGTCTTCCTCATGAGCTACGGCACCTTCTGGCTCATCAAGAAGACCTACGGCCTGCGCGTGACGGAGGCCGAGGAGGACGCCGGTCTCGACATCTCCGAGCACGGCATGTACGGCTACCCGGAGCAGTTCATCCCGTCCGCCGAGCTCGTCGGCTACGGTGCCGCCCCGGCGGCGTCCGCGAAGGCGGGGGCCCCCATTGCGACCACGAAGGAGGCCACCGCGTGA
- a CDS encoding glutamine synthetase III — MSRTRQQNVTAAQWSSNGGALGAADLTVPGASNFGDNVFSVAVQKARLPKHIFKALQESLAAGEPLDASLADSVAQAMREWAMEKGATHYTHWFQPLTNLTAEKHDGFFEPVGDGTALAEFSGKELIQGEPDASSFPSGGIRATFEARGYTAWDPTSPAFILENPNGALLCIPTAFVSWTGEALDAKIPLLRSMDALSNEAIKALKLLGDETATRVFTTVGPEQEYFLVDEQYYFERPDLYTTGRSLFGAKPPKGQELDEHYFGSIPERVLSYMLEVEEELSKLGVPIKTRHNEVAPGQYELAPLFENSNISSDHQQLTMQILQNVARRYGMVCLLHEKPFAGLNGSGKHNNWSMGTDTKVNLLNPGDTPEANAQFLFFASAVIKAVNKHQALLRASVANIGQDHRLGANEAPPAIISIFLGAELQTAFEKIATGKGTVPKKSFLGLGTNMLPQLPKDGGDRNRTSPFAFTGNRFEFRAVGSSMSLGFVNTVLNTITAEAISELSGQLAKELKASKGDVFAAVSAVVKTVWEEDGHIVFDGDGYSEAWHKEAEKRGLLNLPTTPDALPWIVNKQTVDTFKKFKVLSKRELESRYEVFVEQYSSKANIEAETAASMARTMILPAALRHAELLDDGGDSPAIEKLKEELDGLITELVEAIFALEKANDHDGPDGGVKHAAYMRDVVLAAANDVRVAADKLEKVVADDLWPIPKYSEMLFIK, encoded by the coding sequence ATGAGCCGCACCCGTCAGCAGAACGTCACGGCCGCCCAGTGGAGCTCCAACGGCGGCGCGCTCGGCGCCGCGGACCTCACGGTCCCCGGTGCCTCCAACTTCGGCGACAACGTCTTCTCCGTCGCCGTCCAGAAGGCCCGGCTGCCGAAGCACATCTTCAAGGCGCTCCAGGAGTCGCTCGCCGCGGGCGAGCCGCTCGACGCCTCGCTCGCCGACTCGGTCGCGCAGGCGATGCGCGAGTGGGCGATGGAGAAGGGCGCCACGCACTACACCCACTGGTTCCAGCCGCTGACCAACCTGACGGCGGAGAAGCACGACGGCTTCTTCGAGCCGGTCGGCGACGGCACGGCGCTCGCCGAGTTCTCCGGCAAGGAGCTCATCCAGGGCGAGCCGGACGCCTCCTCGTTCCCGTCGGGCGGCATCCGCGCGACGTTCGAGGCGCGCGGCTACACCGCCTGGGACCCCACCTCCCCCGCGTTCATCCTCGAGAACCCCAACGGCGCACTGCTCTGCATCCCGACGGCGTTCGTCTCGTGGACGGGTGAGGCGCTCGACGCGAAGATCCCGCTGCTGCGCTCGATGGACGCGCTGTCGAACGAGGCGATCAAGGCGCTGAAGCTGCTCGGCGACGAGACCGCCACGCGCGTATTCACGACGGTCGGCCCGGAGCAGGAGTACTTCCTCGTCGACGAGCAGTACTACTTCGAGCGCCCCGACCTGTACACGACCGGCCGCTCGCTGTTCGGCGCCAAGCCGCCCAAGGGCCAGGAGCTCGACGAGCACTACTTCGGGTCGATCCCGGAGCGCGTCCTCTCCTACATGCTCGAGGTCGAGGAGGAGCTCTCCAAGCTCGGCGTCCCGATCAAGACCCGTCACAACGAGGTCGCCCCGGGTCAGTACGAGCTCGCGCCGCTGTTCGAGAACTCGAACATCAGCTCCGACCACCAGCAGCTGACGATGCAGATCCTGCAGAACGTCGCCCGCCGCTACGGCATGGTCTGCCTGCTGCACGAGAAGCCGTTCGCCGGCCTCAACGGCTCGGGCAAGCACAACAACTGGTCGATGGGCACGGACACGAAGGTGAACCTGCTCAACCCGGGTGACACGCCCGAGGCCAACGCGCAGTTCCTGTTCTTCGCGTCGGCGGTCATCAAGGCCGTCAACAAGCACCAGGCGCTGCTGCGCGCGTCGGTCGCGAACATCGGCCAGGACCACCGTCTCGGCGCCAACGAGGCGCCGCCGGCGATCATCTCGATCTTCCTCGGCGCCGAGCTGCAGACGGCGTTCGAGAAGATCGCGACCGGCAAGGGCACCGTGCCGAAGAAGTCGTTCCTCGGCCTCGGCACGAACATGCTGCCGCAGCTGCCCAAGGACGGCGGCGACCGCAACCGCACCTCGCCGTTCGCGTTCACCGGCAACCGCTTCGAGTTCCGCGCGGTCGGCTCCAGCATGTCGCTGGGCTTCGTCAACACGGTCCTCAACACGATCACCGCCGAGGCGATCTCCGAGCTCAGCGGCCAGCTGGCCAAGGAGCTGAAGGCCTCCAAGGGCGACGTCTTCGCGGCGGTGTCCGCGGTCGTCAAGACGGTCTGGGAGGAGGACGGCCACATCGTCTTCGACGGTGACGGCTACTCCGAGGCGTGGCACAAGGAGGCCGAGAAGCGCGGCCTGCTGAACCTGCCGACGACCCCCGACGCCCTGCCGTGGATCGTCAACAAGCAGACGGTCGACACGTTCAAGAAGTTCAAGGTCCTCTCCAAGCGCGAGCTCGAGTCCCGCTACGAGGTCTTCGTCGAGCAGTACTCGTCGAAGGCGAACATCGAGGCGGAGACCGCGGCCTCGATGGCGCGGACGATGATCCTGCCGGCGGCCCTGCGCCACGCGGAGCTGCTCGACGACGGTGGCGACAGCCCCGCGATCGAGAAGCTCAAGGAGGAGCTCGACGGGCTCATCACCGAGCTCGTCGAGGCGATCTTCGCGCTCGAGAAGGCCAACGACCACGACGGCCCCGACGGCGGCGTGAAGCACGCGGCCTACATGCGCGACGTCGTGCTCGCGGCCGCCAACGACGTGCGCGTCGCGGCGGACAAGCTCGAGAAGGTCGTCGCCGACGACCTGTGGCCGATCCCGAAGTACTCGGAGATGCTGTTCATCAAGTAG